In Persicimonas caeni, a single window of DNA contains:
- a CDS encoding OmpA family protein, producing MNRTKYISLALGMMVALLSLGTVGCSTGAKLRGQAKEIQALNETIHERAYRCAPHEIAIAESSVEFGLYELNQGDFVRARNHIYRAEEHAKKADKMSDFDECRDQAVAMQVEKTPTVEVAEAKPQPKDQDGDGLLDNEDQCPMDPEDIDGFEDEDGCPDDDNDGDGIADVTDQCPFVKEDVDGFRDEDGCPEFDNDFDGIADLNDQCAGKPEDFDGYQDEDGCPETDNDADGIADMLDKCPLEAEDYDGDVDDDGCPEERKLVKVEGDQIKLNEKVHFKTAKSDILPQSYPLLNEVAEVLAANPTIKVRIEGHTDSRGSDRYNQKLSDERAASVVQYLVGRGIDSSRMLSKGFGEDRPIEDNATKAGRAANRRVEIHITER from the coding sequence ATGAACCGGACAAAATATATTTCGCTGGCCCTCGGCATGATGGTCGCCCTGCTCTCCTTGGGCACGGTCGGCTGCAGCACGGGCGCCAAGCTTCGCGGTCAGGCCAAAGAGATTCAGGCCCTCAACGAGACGATCCACGAGCGCGCCTACCGATGCGCGCCCCACGAGATCGCCATCGCCGAGTCGAGCGTCGAGTTCGGCCTCTACGAGCTCAACCAGGGCGACTTCGTGCGTGCGCGCAATCATATCTACCGCGCCGAGGAGCACGCCAAGAAGGCCGACAAGATGTCGGACTTCGACGAGTGTCGTGACCAGGCGGTCGCCATGCAGGTCGAGAAGACCCCCACCGTCGAGGTCGCCGAGGCCAAGCCTCAGCCCAAAGATCAGGACGGCGACGGGCTGCTCGACAACGAGGACCAGTGCCCGATGGACCCCGAGGACATCGACGGGTTCGAGGACGAGGATGGCTGCCCCGATGATGACAACGACGGCGACGGCATCGCCGACGTGACCGATCAGTGTCCGTTCGTCAAAGAGGACGTCGACGGCTTCCGCGACGAAGATGGCTGCCCCGAGTTCGACAACGACTTCGACGGCATCGCCGACCTCAACGACCAGTGCGCCGGCAAGCCCGAAGACTTCGACGGTTATCAGGACGAAGACGGCTGCCCGGAGACGGATAACGACGCCGACGGCATCGCCGACATGCTCGACAAGTGTCCCTTGGAGGCTGAAGATTACGACGGCGACGTCGATGACGACGGCTGCCCCGAGGAGCGCAAGCTGGTCAAGGTCGAAGGCGACCAGATCAAGCTCAACGAGAAAGTTCACTTCAAGACGGCCAAATCCGACATTCTCCCGCAGAGCTACCCGCTCCTGAACGAGGTCGCCGAGGTGCTCGCCGCCAACCCGACCATCAAGGTGCGCATCGAAGGGCACACCGACAGCCGCGGCAGCGACAGGTACAACCAGAAGCTGTCCGACGAGCGCGCCGCGAGCGTCGTGCAGTACCTGGTCGGCCGAGGCATCGACTCATCGCGCATGCTCTCGAAGGGCTTCGGCGAAGACCGACCCATCGAGGACAACGCGACCAAGGCTGGACGCGCGGCCAACCGACGCGTGGAGATTCACATCACCGAGAGATGA
- a CDS encoding DUF4398 domain-containing protein, with translation MQVLRDTVRTLGTTARGGLVAATLVLVTVLLVGCGPVQSTQRISEAEVDFERARVVEAHEKAPYEYFSAKYYLHKAKEEWGYSDFEAAYDYARKAKQAARAAILKAKEDPWTGSPVDKAKTQEVEGAQKKQAESDTEAGPRGF, from the coding sequence ATGCAAGTTTTGAGAGACACCGTACGTACCCTCGGCACGACGGCGCGTGGTGGCCTGGTGGCTGCCACGCTCGTATTGGTGACTGTTTTGCTCGTCGGGTGTGGACCCGTCCAGTCGACCCAGCGCATCAGCGAAGCCGAAGTCGACTTCGAACGCGCGCGAGTGGTCGAGGCGCACGAAAAGGCGCCCTACGAATACTTCAGCGCCAAATATTACCTGCACAAAGCCAAAGAGGAGTGGGGCTACTCCGACTTCGAGGCGGCTTACGATTACGCGCGCAAGGCCAAGCAGGCCGCGCGTGCGGCGATCTTGAAGGCCAAAGAGGACCCCTGGACCGGTAGCCCGGTCGACAAAGCCAAGACCCAAGAGGTCGAAGGGGCTCAGAAAAAGCAGGCAGAATCCGACACCGAGGCAGGTCCTCGCGGGTTCTAA
- a CDS encoding DUF4920 domain-containing protein, with product MKKWLVAAAVAALAAGAGCETSEPQKDDASQASAQEAAQAEKSQEQEKAQQETAEKAEADDSAAEEGAKKTQDGLAADLPAGETGTYGAEFTIEGEPMTLAAAMEKAAEGEGPYKVSANIEKVCKKKGCWFTLTAEGVDQPVRVKMKDYGFFVPRNSAGGEAIVEGKLIKRVVPQKEAQHYADDEVAGTGKEAKKIEGDQVRWEMLITAAKITNKS from the coding sequence ATGAAGAAGTGGTTGGTAGCAGCGGCAGTGGCCGCATTGGCAGCAGGGGCAGGTTGTGAGACTTCGGAGCCTCAAAAGGACGACGCCTCGCAGGCGAGTGCGCAAGAGGCGGCCCAAGCGGAGAAGTCTCAGGAACAGGAAAAGGCCCAGCAAGAGACGGCCGAAAAGGCCGAGGCCGATGATTCTGCCGCCGAAGAGGGCGCCAAGAAGACCCAGGACGGGCTCGCAGCTGATCTGCCGGCCGGCGAGACTGGCACCTACGGCGCCGAGTTCACCATCGAGGGCGAGCCGATGACCTTGGCTGCAGCCATGGAAAAAGCTGCCGAGGGCGAAGGGCCGTACAAGGTGAGCGCCAACATCGAGAAGGTGTGCAAGAAGAAGGGCTGCTGGTTCACCCTGACCGCCGAGGGCGTCGACCAGCCGGTGCGCGTGAAGATGAAGGACTACGGGTTCTTCGTGCCGCGCAACTCCGCCGGAGGCGAAGCGATCGTCGAAGGCAAGCTCATCAAGCGGGTCGTCCCGCAGAAAGAGGCCCAGCACTACGCCGACGACGAGGTCGCCGGCACCGGCAAAGAGGCCAAAAAGATCGAGGGCGACCAGGTCCGCTGGGAGATGCTCATCACCGCCGCCAAGATCACCAACAAGAGCTGA
- a CDS encoding GspE/PulE/PilB domain-containing protein produces the protein MTESLLDNIEIDPERVQRARQRAQDLDSDVVSQLLVAGDLAEKELLEALSEQTGLPAADPTDYTQVDRDAFETLDADLIRQHCIIPFRKHRRSLAVFVVEPLDQELLENIADEHSVTLSQFVWPRLRFTEALHTLLGDAADGWLANFMSETNRRVSFGGGVSSTGEHTEIDLDSLGVGWSREDTLEFLRNCYDRDALLHALLGFSSKWLDNRMVLVLGHERAQPYLVAGWPELSDDFRDIQTLRRVNIDVPPDAVLFDANHVGHSMAEMPEDVGLGQLFVELTLFPPDNLLVQTVRIGSRPSMAVIGEPRSDSIPSAGPLEEVARAVGDQLEELVRLAKARQLPPTSERIPALPESSEQAEAQSEDDPSPGAMPSLAEAASSASEPHEEVPDSPSATSFGIPFADAAPSLEEEPEEDKPGATAFGIPFADQADGDKSKSSQRSAVEVSSPGVGEESSVSIIQPVDLDEDEADGDGDEAEVPEAFEEADEDVRSTMSGGFSVAEFEQNLNPASSSAASAEASEADGDFPPSEAEDADDSDEDDKANAPMFQILRPVSLKGGRKSSKKKSKSSRAEESEPFEQPEVDAEDEPGAVFEPVKEAEAEAQPAVSQSTEQDDLFVERDIDVERFPSIEIEAPIHDDSTGFSGSDTSIVEELEEAADKLDNAQPHEAFVAAEQIAGFGKAAMALLEERFPGRLLVDRYQFTIETLPPVSEHGPVLAALAQAGEHAVPVAASYLGHTSVELRFYATYLFTKLPIEDVLDDFIPRLFDRDQQTRSIAKIVLLSQRRQPWFTKRVLPELYDVVASAAEDLKVEVSAQLLGALRERGAVPLLIDCLERFEGRVREDINKALREITYKNFVPSASEWKNWWVDAQHQSRHDWLVAALNSTSEEMRYLVFDEVQEFDELELNYHPDQPAKLRGRAQQELRQWLEDS, from the coding sequence TTGACTGAAAGTCTGCTCGACAACATCGAGATCGACCCCGAGCGGGTACAACGCGCACGTCAGCGCGCGCAAGATCTCGACAGCGACGTCGTTTCTCAGTTGTTGGTTGCCGGCGACCTTGCCGAAAAGGAGCTGCTCGAGGCTCTGTCGGAGCAGACCGGGCTGCCCGCCGCCGATCCAACCGACTACACGCAGGTCGACCGCGACGCCTTCGAGACCCTCGACGCCGACCTGATTCGACAGCATTGCATCATCCCTTTTCGCAAGCACCGCCGAAGTTTGGCCGTCTTTGTGGTCGAGCCGCTCGACCAAGAACTCCTCGAGAACATCGCCGACGAGCACAGCGTGACGCTGTCGCAGTTCGTCTGGCCGCGGCTGCGCTTCACCGAGGCGCTGCACACGCTGCTGGGCGATGCGGCCGACGGCTGGCTGGCCAATTTTATGAGCGAGACGAACCGCCGGGTCAGCTTTGGTGGCGGGGTCAGCTCCACCGGCGAGCACACCGAAATCGACCTCGATTCGCTGGGCGTAGGATGGAGCCGCGAAGATACCCTCGAGTTCCTGCGCAACTGCTACGATCGTGACGCGCTGTTGCACGCGCTGCTCGGCTTCTCGAGTAAGTGGCTCGACAACCGCATGGTGCTCGTACTCGGCCACGAACGTGCCCAGCCGTACCTCGTGGCCGGGTGGCCCGAGCTGTCCGACGATTTTCGCGACATCCAGACCCTTCGGCGCGTCAACATCGACGTGCCTCCCGACGCCGTCCTGTTCGATGCAAATCATGTGGGTCACTCGATGGCCGAGATGCCCGAAGATGTCGGCCTCGGCCAGCTCTTCGTCGAGCTGACGCTCTTCCCGCCCGACAATTTGCTGGTGCAAACAGTGCGCATCGGCTCGCGGCCGTCGATGGCGGTCATCGGGGAGCCTCGCAGCGACTCGATTCCCTCGGCTGGCCCCCTCGAAGAGGTCGCTCGCGCCGTGGGCGACCAGCTCGAAGAACTGGTGCGACTGGCCAAAGCTCGCCAGCTTCCGCCGACCTCCGAGCGCATTCCGGCGTTGCCCGAGTCCTCCGAGCAAGCTGAAGCTCAGTCGGAAGACGACCCGTCGCCCGGGGCGATGCCGAGTTTGGCCGAGGCCGCTTCATCTGCCTCCGAACCCCACGAAGAGGTCCCGGACAGCCCTTCGGCGACCTCCTTTGGGATTCCGTTCGCCGACGCTGCGCCGAGCCTCGAAGAAGAGCCGGAAGAAGACAAGCCCGGCGCCACCGCATTCGGCATCCCGTTTGCCGACCAAGCCGACGGCGACAAGAGCAAGAGCTCGCAGCGATCGGCCGTCGAAGTCAGTTCACCGGGGGTCGGCGAGGAGAGCAGCGTCAGCATTATCCAACCTGTCGATCTCGATGAGGACGAAGCCGACGGCGATGGAGACGAAGCAGAAGTACCCGAGGCGTTCGAAGAGGCCGACGAGGATGTGCGCTCGACGATGAGCGGCGGATTTTCAGTCGCCGAGTTCGAGCAGAACCTCAACCCGGCGAGCAGCAGCGCGGCCTCCGCAGAAGCATCCGAGGCCGACGGAGATTTCCCTCCCTCCGAGGCCGAAGATGCCGACGACTCGGACGAGGACGACAAGGCGAACGCGCCGATGTTCCAGATCCTGAGGCCGGTTTCGCTCAAAGGAGGGCGCAAGTCCTCTAAAAAAAAGAGTAAATCGAGCCGTGCCGAAGAATCCGAACCCTTCGAACAGCCCGAAGTAGACGCGGAGGACGAGCCCGGTGCTGTGTTCGAGCCGGTGAAAGAGGCCGAAGCAGAGGCCCAACCGGCCGTCAGTCAATCGACCGAGCAAGACGATTTGTTTGTCGAACGTGATATCGACGTCGAGCGCTTTCCCTCCATCGAAATCGAAGCGCCCATCCACGATGACAGCACAGGCTTCAGTGGCTCCGACACCTCCATCGTCGAAGAACTCGAGGAGGCCGCCGACAAACTCGACAACGCCCAGCCTCACGAAGCCTTCGTCGCCGCCGAGCAAATCGCCGGCTTCGGCAAAGCTGCCATGGCGCTGCTCGAAGAGCGCTTTCCCGGCCGTCTGCTCGTCGATCGCTATCAGTTTACCATTGAGACGCTTCCTCCGGTCAGCGAGCACGGTCCGGTGCTGGCAGCTCTGGCACAGGCCGGTGAGCACGCCGTTCCCGTGGCCGCCTCATACTTGGGGCATACCAGCGTCGAGCTTCGGTTTTACGCCACGTACCTGTTCACCAAGCTGCCCATCGAGGACGTGCTCGACGACTTTATTCCGCGGCTCTTCGACCGCGACCAACAGACACGCTCCATCGCCAAGATCGTGCTGCTGAGCCAGCGCCGCCAACCTTGGTTCACCAAACGCGTCCTGCCCGAGCTTTACGACGTTGTAGCCAGCGCCGCCGAGGACTTGAAGGTCGAGGTCTCCGCTCAACTGCTTGGCGCGCTTCGCGAGCGCGGCGCCGTGCCCTTGCTCATCGACTGCCTCGAGCGTTTCGAAGGCCGCGTCCGAGAAGATATCAACAAGGCGCTTCGCGAGATCACCTACAAGAACTTCGTCCCCTCGGCTTCCGAATGGAAAAACTGGTGGGTCGATGCCCAACATCAATCCCGCCACGACTGGCTGGTCGCCGCGCTCAACTCCACTTCCGAGGAGATGCGTTACCTGGTCTTCGACGAGGTCCAGGAGTTCGACGAGCTCGAGTTGAATTACCACCCCGACCAACCCGCCAAGCTTCGCGGGCGCGCCCAACAAGAGCTTCGTCAGTGGCTCGAAGATAGTTGA